The sequence GTCGATTGGGGTATGGGGATTTCGCCGCGCCGGGTGACACTGTCCACCGTCGGCTTGGTGCCGCAAATTGAAAAGTTGATGGCGGAGACCCGCGTCAATCTGGCGATCTCCCTTCATGCCGCTACCGATGAACTGCGCGGTGAGTTGATGCCGGTCAACCGCAAATATCCGCTCAAGCAATTGGTCGATTGCTGCCGCAATTTGCCGTTGCCGCGGCGCAAGCGGATTACCTTCGAATATGTTTTGCTGCGCGGCGTCAACGATTCAGTTCAAGATGCACGCAATCTAGTCAAACTTTTGAAAGGCATTTCCTGTAAAGTAAACGTGATCCCGTTCAATCCCCATCCCGAGAGTCATTATCAGCGGCCGAGCGCCGAAGAGATCGCGCGCTTTCAAGCGGTCTTGAACGATGCCGGCATGCAGATCAACATCCGCCGGCCGCGCGGCGACGATATCCAAGCCGCCTGCGGCCAACTACAAGGCGAACAGGCGAAGTTCGGCGCGCCTGCGGCGGCCACGGTGAATTAGGCGATGGCGAAAGTAAGCTCTATCATCGGCGTGATCGGCGGCACCGGTCTCTATCAGATGGCGGGACTCGCCGGGCTGCGTCAAGTCAGCGTGACCACCCCCTTCGGTAAACCTTCGGACAAAATCACGCGCGGCCGCTTGGGCGGCGTCGAGTTGGCATTTTTACCGCGCCACGGCCGCGGCCATCGCTTAATGCCGACGGAAGTAAACTATCGGGCGAATATTTTCGCCATGAAAAAATTGGGCGTGACGCGCTTGATCTCGGTGAGCGCGGTGGGCAGTTTGCGTGAAGAGATCGCGCCGGGCCATCTGGTCGTGCCGGATCAATTCATCGATCGCACCAACCAACGGCCGAGCACGTTTTTTGGCAACGGCGTCGTCGCTCACGTCAGTTTCGCCGATCCCTTTTGCCCCGATCTGACGCGAACTCTAGCCGATGC is a genomic window of Deltaproteobacteria bacterium containing:
- the mtnP gene encoding S-methyl-5'-thioadenosine phosphorylase, whose protein sequence is MAKVSSIIGVIGGTGLYQMAGLAGLRQVSVTTPFGKPSDKITRGRLGGVELAFLPRHGRGHRLMPTEVNYRANIFAMKKLGVTRLISVSAVGSLREEIAPGHLVVPDQFIDRTNQRPSTFFGNGVVAHVSFADPFCPDLTRTLADAASAEGAKVHRGGTYLCIEGPQFSTRAESHLYRSWGAHVIGMTNLQEAKLAREAEICFATLALATDYDCWNQQAGDVEIEQVLAVLQQNVALAQMTIGRAAASLTDSRNCACASALKDAIITDKASIPKKVRTALRPISGKYL